In Parasteatoda tepidariorum isolate YZ-2023 chromosome 2, CAS_Ptep_4.0, whole genome shotgun sequence, one DNA window encodes the following:
- the LOC139424784 gene encoding L-xylulose reductase-like yields the protein MNIQFDGKRALVTGAGKGIGKAVTIRLAECGAEVVAVSRTQSDLDELQTINKNIKTVCLDVGNWESTKSAIESIGPIDLLVNNAAIMKLVNFGNMTEQDIDELYSINLKAIINITQIVANGMKERGKGGSIVNVSSIGSFKCMPSIGIYGSSKGAVDQLTRCMATEYGPHNVRTLDLIP from the exons GTATTGGAAAAGCGGTGACTATTAGGCTGGCTGAATGTGGAGCTGAAGTTGTCGCTGTCAGCCGCACGCAATCAGATTTAGATGAATTGCAAACAATC aACAAGAATATAAAAACGGTTTGCTTGGACGTTGGAAATTGGGAATCTACGAAATCTGCTATTGAGAGCATCGGACCTATTGACTTGTTGGTAAACAATGCCGCTATTATGAAACTTGTAAACTTTGGAAACATGACTGAGCAGGACATTGACGA GCTCTACAGCATTAATTTAAAggcaattataaatattactcaA ATTGTTGCCAATGGCATGAAAGAGCGAGGAAAGGGAGGATCGATTGTAAATGTATCAAGCATAGGAAGTTTTAAATGTATGCCTTCTATAGGAATATATGGCTCGAGCAAAGGTGCTGTAGATCAACTAACAAGATGTATGGCAACAGAGTATGGACCTCACAATGTAAGAACTCTAGATCTGATACCATGA